Proteins from a single region of Desulfurellaceae bacterium:
- a CDS encoding VOC family protein — MAVKKFSSAYYVVKDMDKAVGFYQDILGLNIKFRDGDRWTQFDVNGVAVALADPSEGTVPPGGGGTVVLEVDDLGEMRDKLTQNGVEVNDIVDMGGHGQYFTAVDPAGNIVQIFARS; from the coding sequence ATGGCAGTCAAGAAATTTTCCAGCGCATATTACGTGGTCAAGGACATGGACAAGGCGGTCGGCTTCTACCAGGACATCCTGGGCTTGAACATCAAATTTCGGGATGGCGACCGCTGGACGCAGTTTGACGTGAATGGCGTGGCCGTTGCCCTGGCCGACCCCAGCGAAGGCACCGTACCGCCGGGTGGCGGGGGTACGGTAGTGTTGGAGGTCGATGACCTGGGAGAAATGCGGGACAAGCTGACCCAGAACGGGGTCGAGGTGAACGATATCGTTGATATGGGCGGGCACGGCCAGTATTTCACGGCGGTCGATCCGGCGGGCAACATCGTCCAGATTTTCGCCCGCTCGTAG
- a CDS encoding polysaccharide deacetylase codes for MRWSNWMKIVLVLVSCGVCWVTAAAQQDKPLWQWTPEEMKEHVKTVRSGRDLTPEQWPEGAKVAVSISFDFDTEPVWLGFQGNRSPSYMSRGEYGARAGLPRILKLLDKHDIPGTFFIPAATMVLHPAAVQTILDRPQHEIGFHSYIHESPLSLNEDQEREVYARAMDIFVQTVGKRPVGFRSAAWDLTPATIKIVKDMGFLYDSSMMADDRPYSLLSDGQESGLIELPVEWILDDWPYFQLSWSSQHVGLRTADEVYSIWAAEFDGAYEEGSLYMLVTHPQVIGHRYRMQMLERLITYMKSKPGVWFATHEQIARYVQEQAAEQ; via the coding sequence ATGCGCTGGTCAAATTGGATGAAGATCGTTCTGGTACTGGTGAGTTGTGGTGTCTGCTGGGTGACCGCCGCTGCCCAGCAGGACAAACCGCTCTGGCAGTGGACGCCGGAGGAGATGAAAGAGCATGTGAAGACGGTCCGCAGCGGCCGCGATCTCACCCCCGAGCAGTGGCCCGAGGGCGCCAAGGTGGCGGTCAGTATCTCGTTTGACTTTGACACCGAGCCGGTCTGGCTCGGCTTTCAGGGCAACCGCAGTCCGTCGTATATGTCGCGCGGCGAGTATGGAGCCCGGGCCGGGCTGCCGCGTATCCTGAAGCTGCTCGACAAGCACGACATTCCGGGCACGTTTTTTATCCCGGCGGCAACCATGGTCCTGCACCCGGCGGCAGTCCAGACCATCCTGGATCGTCCCCAGCACGAGATCGGCTTTCACTCCTACATCCATGAAAGCCCCCTGAGTCTGAACGAAGACCAGGAACGCGAGGTGTATGCCCGGGCCATGGACATTTTTGTCCAGACAGTGGGCAAGCGGCCGGTCGGCTTTCGGTCTGCGGCCTGGGATCTCACCCCGGCGACGATTAAGATCGTCAAAGACATGGGCTTTTTATACGACAGCAGCATGATGGCCGACGACCGGCCCTACAGCCTGCTGTCTGACGGCCAGGAGTCCGGGCTGATTGAGCTGCCGGTCGAGTGGATTCTGGATGACTGGCCGTATTTTCAGCTCAGCTGGAGCAGCCAGCACGTCGGCTTACGCACCGCTGACGAGGTGTATTCAATCTGGGCCGCCGAGTTCGACGGCGCGTATGAAGAGGGCAGCCTGTACATGCTGGTCACCCATCCCCAGGTCATTGGCCATCGCTATCGGATGCAGATGCTGGAGCGGCTGATTACCTACATGAAGAGCAAGCCGGGCGTGTGGTTTGCCACCCACGAGCAGATCGCGCGCTACGTGCAGGAGCAGGCGGCCGAACAGTAG
- the mutM gene encoding bifunctional DNA-formamidopyrimidine glycosylase/DNA-(apurinic or apyrimidinic site) lyase — MPELPEVETIARKLRQGQAVEPGFPPYPTPLGRTVTAVWLDWPRAARPSADALIHTLPGHRIDSISRRGKYLIFGLRSPASARHLLIHLKMSGRLHVLDADFPREKHVHFAFSLDNGYELRFNDARKFGRVYLVDDLDEVTGHLGPEPLEETFTLKALRSLLDKKSGGLKTLLLDQSFIAGIGNIYADEALWRARIHPLRRANTLHDAEIASLRRAIRAALRDGLKHGGAAIDWVYPEGRYQDHFRVYGQVDKPCRRCKTRIERILVGQRSTHFCPTCQLPDAKHYS; from the coding sequence ATGCCGGAACTGCCAGAAGTCGAAACCATTGCCCGCAAACTGCGCCAGGGCCAGGCGGTCGAGCCGGGCTTCCCGCCCTACCCGACTCCGCTCGGCCGCACGGTCACGGCCGTATGGCTGGACTGGCCGCGCGCTGCCCGGCCGTCGGCCGACGCGCTGATCCACACCCTGCCCGGCCATCGTATCGACTCGATCAGCCGCCGCGGCAAGTATCTGATCTTTGGTCTGCGTTCTCCGGCCTCTGCACGCCATCTACTCATCCATCTGAAAATGAGCGGCCGCCTGCACGTCCTCGACGCCGACTTTCCGCGCGAAAAACACGTACATTTCGCCTTCAGCCTGGACAACGGCTATGAGCTGCGCTTCAACGACGCGCGTAAATTCGGCCGGGTCTACCTGGTTGACGACCTCGACGAAGTCACCGGTCACCTCGGCCCCGAGCCGCTGGAAGAAACCTTCACACTCAAGGCCTTACGGAGCCTGCTGGACAAGAAATCCGGCGGCCTCAAGACCCTGCTGCTCGACCAGTCGTTTATCGCCGGGATCGGCAATATCTACGCCGACGAAGCCCTGTGGCGGGCCAGGATTCACCCCTTGCGCCGCGCCAACACCCTGCACGACGCAGAAATCGCCTCGCTGCGCCGGGCCATTCGGGCCGCCCTCAGAGACGGCCTCAAACACGGCGGCGCGGCCATTGACTGGGTTTACCCGGAGGGCCGGTATCAGGACCACTTCCGGGTCTACGGCCAAGTCGATAAGCCGTGTCGCCGCTGTAAAACCAGGATCGAGCGGATTCTCGTCGGCCAGCGCAGCACCCACTTCTGTCCCACCTGCCAGTTGCCCGATGCCAAGCATTATTCTTGA
- a CDS encoding TetR/AcrR family transcriptional regulator yields MKGQVLRKKRRQTSQVTDEKRLLEGKERIASAAAALFLSNGYHNTSVREIAQKAGLSVGSVFNYFTSKEQILFFLFSHNQERTEVVLREQRAEYERLKEQGVDPKQLFLLAYERYVRLIDELRRDVVLGYQEMKSLTGAERRRLLAGEERIQSLLEEIIAYGVEKKAFPAGDVDLKAHCLLVLAQSWAVRHWALKRFPKVENYFQMLLKLALGILESDSAAVNEIRTLDGKVNGFAQSLRRVFP; encoded by the coding sequence GTGAAAGGCCAGGTCCTGCGGAAAAAACGACGCCAAACCTCCCAGGTGACAGACGAGAAGCGCCTGCTCGAAGGCAAGGAACGCATCGCCTCCGCAGCGGCAGCCCTCTTCTTGAGTAACGGTTACCATAACACCAGCGTTCGAGAAATTGCCCAGAAGGCGGGCCTGAGCGTCGGCTCTGTCTTTAACTACTTCACCAGCAAAGAACAGATTCTGTTTTTCCTGTTCTCGCATAATCAGGAACGGACGGAGGTCGTTCTGCGCGAGCAGCGGGCGGAGTATGAGCGGCTCAAGGAACAGGGCGTCGACCCCAAGCAGCTGTTCCTGCTGGCCTATGAACGCTATGTGCGCCTCATTGACGAACTGCGCCGCGATGTGGTCCTGGGCTATCAGGAGATGAAGTCGCTGACCGGCGCCGAACGCAGGCGTCTGCTGGCGGGAGAAGAGCGTATCCAGAGTCTGCTCGAGGAAATTATCGCCTATGGTGTGGAGAAAAAGGCGTTTCCGGCCGGTGACGTTGACCTGAAGGCGCACTGTTTGCTCGTCCTCGCCCAGTCGTGGGCGGTGCGGCACTGGGCCCTGAAGCGTTTTCCAAAGGTTGAGAACTACTTTCAGATGCTGCTGAAGCTGGCTTTGGGAATCTTGGAGAGCGATAGCGCCGCAGTCAACGAGATCCGAACGCTGGACGGAAAGGTCAATGGATTCGCCCAGAGCCTGCGGAGGGTCTTTCCGTAG